A window of the Burkholderia sp. 9120 genome harbors these coding sequences:
- the yjfF gene encoding galactofuranose ABC transporter, permease protein YjfF: MRRLFDALAHLVDPRTLPIAVTILLFCALFGFGSVMYTGFFSWQVLLDLLIDNAFLLIVAIGMTFVIVSGGIDLSVGSVVALTTIVEAVLSEHLHLSVWLIVPIVLLMGTVFGAVQGALIHFFRLQAFIVTLAGMFFARGLCFLITTQSITITDPTFQKISAFRLDIGVGSVTANVLIALVALLAAIYVAHFTRFGRNVYAVGGNARSALLMGLPVARTRIGVYALSGFCSALGGAVFTFYVLSGYGLQGQGMELDAIAATVIGGTLLTGGVGYVIGSLFGVGILGTIQTLITFDGTLSSWWTRIVIGALLCAFCLLQRLIERHAKSVRRPGGTDAAVVTAGRERGHSDGPASSDSHVIGRAPEQA; the protein is encoded by the coding sequence ATGAGGCGACTCTTCGACGCGTTGGCTCATCTGGTCGATCCGCGCACGCTGCCGATCGCCGTCACGATTCTGCTGTTCTGCGCGCTATTCGGTTTCGGCTCGGTGATGTACACCGGTTTCTTCTCGTGGCAGGTACTGCTCGATCTGCTGATCGACAACGCGTTTCTGCTGATCGTCGCGATCGGTATGACGTTCGTGATCGTGTCCGGCGGGATCGATCTGTCGGTGGGCTCCGTCGTTGCATTGACCACTATCGTCGAAGCGGTGCTGTCCGAACATCTGCATCTATCCGTCTGGCTCATCGTGCCGATCGTACTGCTGATGGGCACGGTGTTCGGCGCGGTGCAGGGCGCGCTGATTCACTTCTTCCGTTTGCAGGCGTTTATCGTGACGCTGGCGGGCATGTTCTTCGCGCGCGGGTTGTGCTTTCTGATCACGACGCAGTCGATCACGATCACCGATCCGACCTTCCAGAAAATCTCCGCGTTCCGGCTCGATATCGGCGTGGGCTCGGTCACGGCGAACGTGCTGATTGCGTTGGTCGCGCTGCTGGCGGCGATTTATGTCGCGCATTTCACGCGTTTTGGCCGCAACGTGTACGCGGTCGGCGGCAATGCGCGTTCGGCGTTGCTGATGGGCTTGCCGGTCGCGCGCACACGCATCGGCGTGTACGCGTTGAGCGGTTTCTGCTCGGCGCTCGGCGGCGCGGTGTTTACGTTCTACGTGCTGTCGGGCTATGGCTTGCAAGGGCAGGGCATGGAACTCGATGCGATCGCGGCGACGGTGATCGGCGGCACGCTGCTGACGGGCGGCGTGGGCTATGTGATCGGCTCGCTGTTCGGTGTCGGCATTCTCGGCACGATTCAGACGCTGATCACGTTCGACGGCACACTTAGCTCGTGGTGGACCCGTATCGTGATCGGCGCGCTGCTGTGCGCGTTCTGCCTGCTGCAGCGGCTGATCGAGCGGCACGCGAAATCGGTGCGGCGGCCTGGCGGCACCGATGCGGCGGTGGTCACGGCGGGACGTGAACGTGGACATAGCGACGGACCGGCGTCGTCGGATTCCCATGTGATTGGCCGCGCGCCGGAGCAGGCTTGA
- the mdcH gene encoding malonate decarboxylase subunit epsilon, producing MLALIFPGQGAQTDGFLHRLPSHPAVRDTLDEASHVLDADVLTLDTPDALRSTVAVQIGLTIAGVAVTRALAAEQLAPEISAGLSVGAYAAAVSCGAVRFDDALKMVRRRAELMETAYPSGYGLAAVSGLTEHQLETLAAQHADEAQQRVYIGNVNAPRQIVMAGANDALDRFIERALAAGARKATRLAVSVPSHCELLAHATDELVTYAQQVPFHAPRSTYIGNRGARSLHTADAIRDDLATNMRHTVRWFDALTVMQEMGARVLIEAPPGQVSTDIVREYFPDSAALAASGFSFERLVATARRRMEMR from the coding sequence ATGCTCGCGCTGATCTTCCCCGGCCAGGGCGCGCAAACCGACGGATTCCTGCACCGTCTGCCGTCGCATCCTGCCGTACGCGACACGCTCGACGAAGCTTCCCACGTGCTCGATGCCGATGTGCTGACGCTCGACACACCGGACGCATTGCGCTCGACGGTCGCCGTGCAGATCGGTTTGACGATCGCGGGCGTGGCCGTCACCCGTGCGTTAGCCGCCGAACAGCTCGCCCCTGAAATCAGCGCGGGTTTGTCGGTCGGCGCTTATGCGGCGGCGGTGAGTTGCGGCGCGGTGCGCTTCGACGACGCGTTGAAGATGGTGCGACGACGCGCCGAATTGATGGAAACGGCGTACCCGTCGGGCTACGGTCTCGCGGCGGTATCGGGCTTGACCGAGCACCAACTGGAAACACTCGCCGCGCAGCACGCGGACGAAGCGCAACAACGCGTGTATATCGGCAACGTCAACGCGCCGCGCCAGATCGTGATGGCGGGCGCGAACGACGCGCTGGACCGGTTCATTGAGCGCGCGCTCGCGGCAGGCGCGCGCAAAGCCACCCGGCTCGCGGTGAGCGTGCCGTCGCATTGCGAGTTGCTCGCCCATGCCACGGATGAACTGGTGACCTACGCACAGCAGGTGCCGTTTCACGCGCCGCGCAGCACTTACATCGGCAATCGCGGCGCGCGTTCGCTGCACACAGCGGACGCCATCCGCGACGATCTCGCGACCAATATGCGCCACACCGTGCGCTGGTTCGACGCGCTGACCGTGATGCAGGAAATGGGCGCCCGCGTGCTGATCGAAGCGCCGCCCGGGCAGGTATCAACGGATATCGTGCGCGAGTACTTTCCGGATAGCGCGGCGCTTGCGGCAAGCGGTTTTTCGTTCGAACGACTGGTGGCAACCGCGCGGCGGCGGATGGAAATGCGTTGA
- a CDS encoding putative hydro-lyase: protein MPYTPSEFRQQIRTRRLSGPTAGYCGDYAQANLAILPSESAGDFLRFCMLNPKACPLLGIGESGDWRVPALGAGLDIRNDVPAFYVYRHGERAEEVRSLDELWRDDLVVFAIGCSFSFEEMLRREGIALRHIEQQVNVPMYRTRERNVPAGVFGGNRVVSMRPMKAVDAIRAIQITSRFPAVHGAPVHIGDPSLIGIRDLARPDFGDAVEVRSDELPVFWACGVTPQVAIESARLPFAIAHKPGHMLVTDIPNTSLAVL, encoded by the coding sequence ATGCCTTACACCCCATCCGAGTTTCGTCAGCAGATTCGCACGCGGCGCCTGTCCGGCCCGACCGCCGGCTATTGCGGCGACTACGCGCAAGCCAATCTCGCGATCCTCCCAAGCGAGTCCGCCGGCGACTTCCTGCGCTTCTGCATGCTCAACCCGAAAGCATGTCCGCTGCTCGGCATCGGCGAATCGGGCGACTGGCGCGTGCCCGCGCTCGGCGCCGGTCTGGATATCCGCAACGACGTACCCGCGTTTTACGTGTACCGCCACGGCGAACGCGCCGAGGAAGTCCGCAGCCTCGACGAATTGTGGCGCGATGATCTGGTGGTGTTCGCGATCGGCTGCTCGTTCTCCTTCGAAGAAATGCTGCGACGCGAAGGCATCGCGCTGCGCCACATCGAACAACAGGTCAACGTGCCGATGTATCGCACGCGCGAACGCAACGTGCCGGCCGGCGTGTTCGGCGGCAACCGCGTCGTCTCGATGCGGCCGATGAAAGCCGTCGACGCGATCCGCGCGATCCAGATCACCAGCCGCTTCCCCGCGGTGCACGGCGCGCCGGTTCATATCGGCGACCCGTCGCTGATTGGTATTCGCGATCTGGCGCGGCCCGATTTCGGCGACGCAGTCGAGGTGCGCAGCGATGAACTGCCGGTGTTCTGGGCTTGCGGTGTGACGCCGCAAGTCGCGATCGAAAGCGCGCGCTTGCCGTTCGCGATCGCACACAAGCCTGGGCACATGCTCGTGACCGACATTCCCAACACCTCGCTCGCGGTGCTGTAA
- a CDS encoding sugar ABC transporter ATP-binding protein: MTHPASEPNPQAMGAAAHRAGDATRAANASNADARAPILATTAVTKTFPGVKALQRVDFRLFPGEIHTLMGQNGAGKSTLINVLTGVVAPDAGTIRLGGEVVAFASPQEAEAAGVRTLYQEVNLCPNLSVAENIFAGRQPRRFGAIDWPTIKRRAQAALARLDVSLDVTRSLDAYPIAVQQMVAIARALSVDARVLILDEPTSSLDDGEVSQLFKILRHLKQSGIAILFVTHFIEQTYAISDRITVMRNGEREGEYLARDLPADQLVAKMVGHERMSARLREAAHEGHGSYEGQEGQEGHDRPLVRQQTVNATQATEATQPTEATQPTQATQPTQATQPTQATPTTHPFIELQGVGRRGTLQPIDLDLQRGQILGLAGLLGSGRTETARLLFGADRTDSGVILIEGRAVKLRSPRDAVRHGIGYCAEDRKKEGIVAELSIRENILLALQARRGWWRKISRQRARELADLWIERLGIKAADAEQPIGLLSGGNQQKALLARWLATDPTLLILDEPTRGIDVAAKFDIMDRLLALCASGLSILFISSEISEVLRVSHRVVVLRDRRKIAEVAGKASNEDNIYRLIAGSGE; encoded by the coding sequence ATGACGCATCCCGCTTCCGAACCGAATCCGCAGGCTATGGGCGCAGCCGCTCATCGAGCGGGCGATGCAACCAGGGCGGCCAACGCGAGCAACGCCGACGCCCGCGCCCCCATCCTCGCCACCACCGCGGTCACCAAGACCTTCCCCGGCGTCAAAGCGCTGCAGCGGGTCGATTTTCGTCTGTTCCCCGGCGAGATCCACACGTTGATGGGGCAGAACGGCGCGGGCAAATCCACCTTGATCAACGTGCTGACCGGCGTGGTCGCGCCTGACGCCGGCACGATCCGTCTCGGCGGTGAGGTCGTGGCGTTTGCTTCGCCGCAGGAAGCGGAAGCGGCCGGCGTGCGCACCTTGTACCAGGAAGTGAACCTGTGCCCGAACCTCTCCGTGGCGGAGAACATTTTCGCGGGGCGGCAGCCGCGCCGCTTCGGTGCGATCGACTGGCCCACTATCAAGCGCCGTGCGCAGGCTGCGCTTGCGCGCCTTGACGTGTCGCTCGACGTCACCCGTTCGCTCGACGCCTACCCGATCGCGGTGCAACAGATGGTGGCGATCGCGCGGGCGTTGTCGGTCGACGCGCGCGTACTGATTCTCGATGAACCGACTTCGAGTCTCGACGATGGTGAAGTGAGCCAGCTTTTCAAAATACTTCGTCATCTTAAGCAGTCGGGTATCGCGATTCTGTTCGTCACGCATTTTATCGAACAGACGTATGCCATTTCCGACCGCATCACGGTCATGCGCAATGGCGAGCGAGAAGGCGAGTATCTGGCGCGTGATCTGCCTGCGGATCAACTGGTCGCGAAGATGGTCGGCCACGAGCGCATGAGCGCGCGCTTGCGCGAAGCCGCGCATGAAGGTCATGGGAGTTACGAGGGCCAAGAGGGCCAAGAGGGCCACGACAGGCCGCTGGTCAGACAGCAGACCGTAAACGCAACCCAAGCAACCGAGGCAACGCAGCCAACCGAGGCAACGCAGCCAACCCAGGCAACGCAGCCAACCCAGGCAACGCAGCCAACCCAGGCCACCCCAACCACCCACCCCTTCATCGAACTCCAAGGCGTCGGCCGCCGCGGCACGCTGCAGCCGATTGACCTCGACCTGCAACGAGGCCAGATCCTGGGACTCGCCGGCCTGCTCGGCTCGGGCCGCACGGAAACAGCGCGATTGCTTTTCGGCGCAGATCGCACCGACAGCGGCGTGATCCTCATCGAAGGCCGCGCCGTGAAACTACGCTCGCCGCGCGATGCGGTCCGTCACGGCATCGGCTATTGCGCGGAAGACCGCAAGAAGGAAGGCATCGTCGCCGAACTGTCGATCCGCGAAAACATTCTGCTGGCGCTGCAAGCAAGGCGCGGCTGGTGGCGCAAGATCAGCCGGCAACGTGCGCGCGAGTTGGCCGACCTATGGATCGAGCGGCTCGGCATCAAGGCCGCGGACGCCGAGCAACCGATCGGCTTGCTGTCCGGTGGCAACCAGCAGAAAGCGCTGCTGGCGCGCTGGCTCGCCACCGATCCCACCCTGCTGATCCTCGACGAACCCACGCGCGGCATCGACGTCGCCGCCAAGTTCGACATCATGGACCGGCTGCTGGCGCTGTGCGCGAGCGGTCTGAGCATCCTGTTCATTTCGTCGGAGATCAGCGAGGTGCTGCGCGTCAGCCATCGCGTCGTGGTGTTGCGCGACCGTCGCAAGATCGCCGAGGTCGCGGGCAAGGCCTCGAACGAAGACAACATCTATCGACTCATCGCGGGGAGCGGCGAATGA
- a CDS encoding alpha-ketoglutarate-dependent dioxygenase AlkB produces MTDLFAGSADDLPTPDVDWYPDWLTPALAAQVLTQLIDEVAWRQDVIGTPAGRVPLPRLTAWQGEPDAVYVYSGIRNVPQPWTSTVAELKASVEAVCETRFNSVLLNRYRSGADSMGWHADREPELGVRPVIASVSLGVARTFDLRHNKTGVVQSFSLKGGSLLVMKGDTQADWRHRVPKEPRAAGERVNLTFRWVTPR; encoded by the coding sequence ATGACGGATCTTTTCGCGGGTTCTGCCGATGACCTGCCGACGCCCGACGTCGACTGGTATCCCGACTGGCTGACGCCCGCCCTCGCGGCGCAGGTTTTGACGCAACTGATCGACGAAGTCGCCTGGCGTCAGGACGTGATCGGCACACCCGCCGGTCGCGTGCCGTTGCCGCGCTTGACGGCCTGGCAGGGCGAGCCGGATGCCGTCTATGTCTACTCGGGCATTCGCAACGTGCCGCAGCCGTGGACGTCGACCGTCGCCGAACTCAAGGCCTCGGTGGAAGCCGTCTGCGAGACGCGCTTTAATAGCGTGCTGCTCAACCGCTATCGCAGCGGCGCCGACAGCATGGGTTGGCACGCGGATCGCGAGCCTGAACTCGGCGTGCGTCCGGTGATCGCGTCGGTGAGCCTGGGCGTCGCGCGCACATTCGATTTGCGCCACAACAAAACCGGTGTCGTGCAGTCGTTCTCGCTGAAGGGCGGCAGCCTGCTCGTAATGAAGGGCGACACGCAGGCGGACTGGCGGCACCGGGTGCCGAAGGAGCCGCGCGCGGCCGGGGAGCGGGTCAATTTGACGTTTCGCTGGGTGACGCCGCGGTGA
- a CDS encoding ABC transporter substrate-binding protein — translation MANTRRAACRALGALALCAGIGTLTLTAPGAYAQDKQITLGFAQVGAESAWRTANTESVKSAAADAKIKLKFSDAQQKQENQIKAIRSYIAQKVDVIAFSPVVESGWEPVLLEAKAAKIPVILTDRNIDVKDTSLYVTMIGSDFMEEGRRGGHWLEDHYKSEQGPINIAELQGTVGSAPANDRHSGLLEVIKNDPKFKIIASQSGDFTLAGGKQVMEAFIKTYGNKINVVYAHNDDMALGAIQAMEEAGMHPGKDITVVSFDATKGGFQAMAAGKMNVDVECSPLLGPQLMSAVKDVVAGKPLPKRILTQETVFPMSVAAQTLPTRKY, via the coding sequence ATGGCGAATACACGACGCGCCGCATGTCGTGCGTTGGGCGCGCTCGCACTCTGCGCGGGCATCGGTACGCTAACGCTGACCGCGCCGGGCGCTTACGCGCAAGACAAACAGATCACCCTCGGTTTCGCGCAGGTCGGCGCGGAAAGCGCATGGCGAACCGCCAACACCGAGTCCGTGAAGTCCGCGGCGGCGGACGCGAAGATCAAGCTCAAATTCTCGGATGCCCAGCAGAAGCAGGAAAACCAGATCAAGGCGATCCGCTCTTATATCGCGCAAAAAGTCGATGTGATCGCGTTCTCGCCGGTCGTCGAATCCGGCTGGGAACCGGTGCTGCTGGAAGCGAAAGCCGCGAAGATTCCGGTGATCCTGACCGACCGCAATATCGACGTGAAAGACACCTCGCTCTACGTGACCATGATCGGCTCCGACTTCATGGAAGAAGGACGTCGCGGCGGACATTGGCTCGAAGATCACTATAAAAGCGAACAAGGCCCTATCAACATCGCCGAACTGCAGGGAACGGTCGGCTCGGCGCCTGCCAATGACCGGCATTCCGGCTTGCTGGAAGTGATCAAAAACGATCCGAAATTTAAGATCATCGCGTCGCAAAGCGGGGATTTCACGCTGGCCGGCGGCAAGCAGGTCATGGAAGCGTTTATAAAAACTTATGGAAATAAAATAAATGTAGTTTATGCGCATAACGACGATATGGCGCTCGGCGCGATCCAGGCGATGGAGGAGGCCGGTATGCATCCGGGCAAGGACATCACCGTCGTTTCGTTCGATGCCACCAAGGGTGGCTTCCAGGCGATGGCCGCGGGCAAGATGAACGTCGACGTGGAGTGCAGTCCGTTGCTGGGACCGCAGTTGATGTCGGCGGTGAAAGATGTCGTGGCCGGCAAGCCGTTGCCCAAGCGCATTCTCACGCAGGAGACGGTGTTCCCGATGAGTGTCGCGGCGCAGACGCTGCCGACGCGTAAGTACTGA
- a CDS encoding LysR family transcriptional regulator: MNTRFVETFLTLARLGSFRATAAAMHATPAAISLRIKTLEAELGVELIEREAAEFRLTPNGERLLAHARSVVQATRSLQLAAQDETQLATRLRLGVIETVVHSWLPDYIRMLNAEYHRIVVDLTVDSSAVLGPRLRAGELDLVIQVEETAEHETSIVSALLASYPVRWIARRDLIPAGRAKHVQTLLSKPVLTFGRGTAPQLAVEAIVQMLAKRAGVPLAGTQVTCMPSVAVIVKLLRDGYGIAAVPALFVEPYLSSGELAQLQVRPLPPPINVAMYYRDDADVGVLAASRVARSACDRYAKAMGRQLIEKR, from the coding sequence ATGAATACCCGCTTCGTCGAAACGTTTCTGACGCTCGCCCGGCTGGGCAGTTTTCGCGCGACCGCGGCAGCGATGCACGCCACGCCCGCGGCAATTTCGCTACGTATCAAAACGCTGGAGGCCGAGCTGGGTGTCGAGTTGATCGAACGCGAGGCGGCGGAGTTTCGGCTCACGCCGAACGGCGAGCGGCTGCTCGCGCATGCGCGCTCCGTGGTGCAGGCCACGCGCTCGCTGCAACTGGCCGCGCAGGACGAAACGCAACTGGCCACGCGGCTTCGGCTCGGCGTCATTGAAACGGTGGTGCATAGCTGGCTGCCGGACTACATACGGATGCTGAACGCGGAGTATCACCGTATCGTCGTGGACCTCACCGTCGATTCGAGCGCGGTGCTCGGTCCACGACTGCGGGCGGGCGAACTGGATCTCGTCATTCAGGTGGAGGAAACCGCCGAGCACGAAACGTCGATCGTGTCGGCGTTGCTGGCGAGCTACCCGGTGCGCTGGATTGCGCGCCGCGACCTGATTCCCGCCGGCCGCGCGAAACACGTTCAGACGCTGTTGAGCAAACCGGTGCTGACGTTCGGTCGAGGCACGGCGCCGCAACTCGCGGTCGAAGCGATCGTGCAGATGCTCGCGAAGCGGGCGGGAGTGCCGCTCGCCGGGACGCAGGTGACGTGCATGCCGTCGGTGGCGGTGATCGTGAAGTTGCTACGCGATGGCTATGGGATTGCCGCGGTGCCGGCGCTGTTCGTCGAGCCTTACCTGAGTAGCGGCGAGCTGGCGCAGTTGCAGGTGCGCCCGTTGCCGCCGCCGATCAACGTGGCGATGTATTACCGCGACGATGCGGATGTCGGCGTGCTGGCGGCGTCACGGGTGGCGCGAAGCGCGTGCGATCGGTACGCGAAGGCGATGGGGCGGCAGTTGATCGAGAAGCGGTGA
- a CDS encoding malonic semialdehyde reductase, whose translation MTLSDQALDQLFREARTHNGWQAKPVDDAVLKQLTELVLLGPTSANSSPGRFVFVKTPEAKEKLRPALSAGNLDKTMAAPVTVIVGMDMAFYEHLPKLFPHADARSWFVGNDKSIADTAFRNSTLQGGYLILAARALGLDTGAMSGFDAAKVDEAFFAGTTVKSNFLINLGYGDPSKLFARSPRFAFDEAAQIV comes from the coding sequence ATGACGCTATCCGACCAGGCACTCGATCAACTCTTTCGCGAAGCGCGCACGCATAACGGCTGGCAGGCGAAACCGGTCGACGATGCCGTGCTCAAACAACTGACCGAACTGGTGCTGCTCGGCCCGACCTCGGCGAATTCGAGCCCCGGCCGCTTCGTGTTCGTCAAAACGCCGGAGGCTAAGGAAAAGCTGCGCCCGGCGTTGTCGGCGGGCAATCTTGACAAGACCATGGCCGCGCCGGTCACGGTGATCGTCGGGATGGATATGGCGTTTTACGAGCATCTGCCGAAACTGTTTCCGCACGCGGACGCGCGCAGCTGGTTCGTCGGCAACGACAAGTCGATCGCGGACACCGCCTTTCGCAATTCGACGCTGCAAGGCGGCTACCTGATTCTCGCCGCGCGGGCGCTCGGTCTGGACACGGGCGCGATGTCCGGGTTCGACGCCGCCAAGGTCGACGAAGCCTTCTTCGCCGGGACGACCGTCAAGTCGAACTTCCTGATCAATCTGGGCTATGGCGACCC
- a CDS encoding ABC transporter permease, with amino-acid sequence MKLANWFVRDGAERPLIWPCVTLVLLCGLNLWVNPHFLSLRMLDGHLFGAPIDVLNRAAPLALVATGMTLVIATRGIDISVGAVVAIAGAAAATILATQPEPSAQLVAEALAAALFVGVLSGMWNGLLVSFVGMQPIIATLILMVAGRGVAQLLTAGQIIPIGAPGYLFVGGGYWLGVPCSVWIATVAVLATAALVEGTALGLFIRAIGINPVATRLVGLRSKALVFAVYGFSGLTAAMAGILISSNVRSADGNNAGLLLELDAILAVTLGGTSLLGGRFSFAGTVLGALIIQTLTYTTYSIGVPPEATLVVKAAVVLAVSVIQSPAARALAVSFGRSLLRQRGVAR; translated from the coding sequence ATGAAACTCGCGAACTGGTTCGTACGCGACGGCGCCGAGCGTCCGTTGATCTGGCCGTGCGTCACGCTGGTGTTGTTGTGCGGCCTGAACCTGTGGGTCAATCCGCACTTTCTGTCGCTGCGCATGCTCGACGGTCACCTGTTCGGCGCGCCCATCGACGTGCTGAATCGCGCCGCGCCGCTGGCGCTGGTGGCCACCGGCATGACGCTGGTGATCGCCACGCGCGGCATCGACATTTCGGTCGGCGCGGTGGTGGCGATTGCGGGCGCCGCGGCGGCCACGATACTCGCGACGCAACCCGAGCCGAGCGCGCAGCTCGTCGCAGAGGCGTTGGCGGCGGCGTTGTTCGTCGGCGTGTTGAGCGGCATGTGGAACGGCTTGCTGGTGTCGTTCGTCGGCATGCAGCCGATCATCGCAACCTTGATTCTGATGGTGGCCGGCCGCGGCGTCGCGCAATTGCTGACGGCCGGGCAGATCATTCCGATCGGCGCGCCGGGCTATCTGTTCGTCGGCGGCGGGTATTGGCTGGGCGTGCCGTGCTCGGTCTGGATCGCCACCGTCGCGGTACTCGCCACCGCGGCGCTCGTGGAAGGCACCGCGCTCGGCCTGTTCATTCGCGCGATCGGCATCAATCCGGTTGCGACGCGTCTGGTCGGGCTGCGCTCCAAAGCGCTGGTTTTCGCGGTCTATGGGTTCTCGGGATTGACCGCGGCCATGGCGGGCATTCTCATCAGCTCGAACGTGCGCAGCGCCGACGGCAACAACGCCGGCCTGCTGCTCGAACTCGACGCGATTCTCGCGGTGACACTTGGCGGCACCTCGCTGCTCGGCGGCCGCTTCAGTTTCGCGGGCACCGTACTGGGCGCGTTGATCATTCAGACGCTCACGTACACCACGTATTCGATCGGCGTGCCGCCGGAGGCGACGCTGGTCGTCAAGGCGGCCGTGGTGCTCGCGGTGAGCGTGATCCAGTCGCCGGCGGCGCGCGCGCTTGCCGTGTCGTTCGGCAGATCGCTGCTCAGGCAACGCGGGGTGGCGCGATGA
- a CDS encoding MFS transporter, whose translation METEAQLTADAERYDASGTGKGPFAWYRQTSASEKRAFWSCKIGYVLDAMDTQFLSFVIPTLIATWGITRGDAGLIGTVTLLSSAVGGWAAGVLSDRIGRVKTLQITILWFAIFTLACALAQNFSQLLWARGLMGLGFGGEWTAGAVLIGEVIRARDRGKAVGLVQAGWAIGWGIATLLFMAVFSLVPADYAWRVLFAIGIAPAPFVIWIRRFVDEPDVHRQQKAAQAATQTRTSLLDIFRGEIVWTTLRASVLATGVQGGYYAVTTWLPTYLKTERHLSVIGTGSYLGVVIVGSYCGYLTGAYVSDRFGRKRAFIGFALASCAIALLYTQLPLDNLSMLVLGFPLGFCASGIFSGMGAFLTELFPTRIRGSGQGFCYNVGRAVGATFPFLIGYVSQTMTLGHAIGVFAAAAYGVVILAALTLPETKGRELAA comes from the coding sequence ATGGAAACCGAAGCGCAGTTGACCGCAGACGCCGAGCGCTACGACGCATCCGGCACAGGGAAAGGCCCGTTCGCGTGGTATCGGCAGACCTCCGCGAGCGAGAAGCGCGCGTTCTGGAGCTGCAAGATCGGCTACGTGCTCGACGCGATGGACACGCAGTTCCTCAGCTTCGTGATCCCGACGCTGATCGCGACATGGGGCATCACACGCGGCGACGCCGGTCTGATCGGCACGGTCACGCTATTGAGTTCCGCAGTGGGCGGCTGGGCGGCGGGTGTGCTGTCGGATCGCATCGGCCGGGTGAAGACCTTGCAGATCACGATTCTCTGGTTCGCGATTTTCACGCTGGCTTGCGCGCTGGCGCAAAATTTTTCGCAGCTGCTGTGGGCGCGCGGCTTGATGGGGCTCGGCTTCGGCGGTGAATGGACGGCGGGCGCGGTGCTGATCGGCGAGGTGATCCGCGCGCGCGACCGCGGCAAGGCCGTGGGCCTCGTGCAGGCCGGCTGGGCGATCGGCTGGGGCATCGCGACGCTGCTGTTCATGGCCGTTTTCTCACTCGTGCCGGCCGACTACGCGTGGCGTGTGCTGTTCGCGATCGGCATTGCGCCGGCGCCGTTCGTCATCTGGATTCGCCGCTTCGTCGACGAGCCGGACGTGCATCGGCAACAGAAAGCGGCACAGGCCGCCACGCAAACGCGTACCTCGTTGCTCGATATCTTTCGCGGCGAGATCGTCTGGACGACGCTGCGCGCGTCGGTGCTCGCGACCGGCGTGCAAGGCGGTTACTACGCGGTCACCACCTGGCTGCCGACGTATCTGAAAACCGAACGGCATCTGAGCGTGATCGGCACCGGCAGCTATCTCGGCGTGGTGATCGTCGGCTCGTATTGCGGCTATCTGACGGGCGCGTATGTCAGCGACCGGTTCGGCCGTAAGCGTGCGTTCATCGGCTTTGCACTGGCGTCTTGCGCGATCGCGCTGCTTTACACGCAACTGCCGCTCGATAATCTGTCGATGCTCGTGCTCGGCTTTCCGCTCGGGTTTTGCGCATCGGGCATTTTCTCGGGTATGGGCGCCTTTCTCACCGAGTTGTTTCCCACGCGGATTCGCGGCTCCGGTCAGGGATTTTGCTATAACGTCGGCCGGGCGGTCGGCGCGACCTTTCCGTTTTTGATCGGCTACGTATCGCAAACCATGACGCTCGGTCACGCGATCGGCGTGTTCGCCGCGGCGGCGTACGGGGTGGTGATTCTCGCCGCGCTGACGTTGCCCGAGACCAAAGGGCGGGAGCTTGCGGCCTGA